The Natrinema sp. DC36 genome includes the window CACCGGCGAACCGAGCCGAGCCAACGTCTGCGGAGGTCAACAGCTATTTGCCCCCCACGACCGAAATTGCATATAAATCGGTCTCTGTACGCGATACTCGCGTCACCGCCCCTCCCGGGGACAGATCTCCAATGGAAGACACCTCGAAATATCTTATCCACGCGGACGTGACGGCTGACGGGATCGTCGAGCGAAGCGACGTCGTCGGCGCGATCTTCGGCCAGACGGAAGGACTGCTCGGCGACGAGCTCGACCTCCGCGACCTCCGTCAGTCGAGCAAAGTCGGCCGTATCGACGTCGAAATTACGAGCACCGCCGGTCAGTCTCACGGACAGGTGACGATCGCGACCAGCCTGGACAAGGTCGAAACCGCCACCCTCGCCGCCGCCCTCGAGACGATCACCCGGGTCGGTCCCTGCCGAGCCGACCTCGAAGTACGGGAAATCGAGGACGTGCGCGCGGCGAAGCGAAAGGAAGTCGTCGACCGCGCGAAGGAACTGCTCCGGACGGGGTTCGACGATACGATCATGTCCTCCGACGAGATCCTCGCGGAGGTGCGCCAGCAGGTTCGCGTCGAGGACATCACCGAGTACGAGGGCCTCCCCGCCGGCCCCCGAGTGACGGACAGCGACGCCATCATCGTCGTCGAGGGCCGGGCCGACGTCCTCTCCCTGCTCAAGTACGGCATCAAAAACGCCATCGCGGTCGAGGGGACGAGCGTTCCCGACGCCGTGGCCGAACTCACCCGTCACCGCACCGTCACGGCCTTCCTCGACGGCGACCGCGGCGGCGACCTCATCCTCGAGGAACTCGCTCAGGTCGGTGACCTCGACTACGTCGCCTTCGCGCCCACCGAGAGCTCC containing:
- the dnaG gene encoding DNA primase DnaG encodes the protein MEDTSKYLIHADVTADGIVERSDVVGAIFGQTEGLLGDELDLRDLRQSSKVGRIDVEITSTAGQSHGQVTIATSLDKVETATLAAALETITRVGPCRADLEVREIEDVRAAKRKEVVDRAKELLRTGFDDTIMSSDEILAEVRQQVRVEDITEYEGLPAGPRVTDSDAIIVVEGRADVLSLLKYGIKNAIAVEGTSVPDAVAELTRHRTVTAFLDGDRGGDLILEELAQVGDLDYVAFAPTESSVEDLNHHELFAALRNKVPYETVSELNEPRDAIAATDGSTTPAPPPSELSTASPTTAEPDEEGDLESNERASSSPDSGDALETPSTVDSERATASRAQSGASAGEAGTDPERMRQDEATTDAESDTDRTPETVYGHATAVIRAGTDSVRFLDADSEPIGDGDASEAYGTLEALGTVPTTVVLDGILDQRLLDLAADRGVDRIIARSLGQFTKRPTDVRIHAVDDVAEQPPETETN